A single genomic interval of Malania oleifera isolate guangnan ecotype guangnan chromosome 13, ASM2987363v1, whole genome shotgun sequence harbors:
- the LOC131146391 gene encoding pentatricopeptide repeat-containing protein At5g66520-like: MLIEEALPANQTSSRALQQSLFSLLQSCNSVKKLAQIHTQIVVNGFYQKSFILVKFLSLYIASGNLLHACRVFEHSKNPCTAVWNQIIRGHASSEAPRRSFELYNRMVVAEAEPDGFTYSFVLSACAKSGLLREGQQVHGRVISNGLCANVFVQTNLVNLYAVAERGTGFGKARCVFDEMTERSIVSWNSLLAAYMRCGDIDGAWRTFDEMPERNVISWTTMVSGCAQHGKCRQALSLFSEMQRGRVALDQVALVAVLSACAELGDLKLGRWIHSYIDETLRVQKQPLLVSLQNALIHMYASCGVIEEAYNVFKKMPQRSTVSWTSMITGFAKQGRAGEALNVFQLMQSLGGNQVRPDEITFIGVLCACSHAGLVDMGHHYFQHMIQHWCIEPRIEHYGCMVDLLSRAGFLDEAHRLIGTMPMRPNDAVWGAVLGGCRIYKNAELASRVAQNLAVELNPDQAAGYLVLLKNIYASAKRWNDVAGVRQKMVEMGVRKTPGRSWIQINGVVHDFMAGDRTHKHASSIYDMLGEILRQVKQESCKRDTTEIILDVDQ; this comes from the coding sequence ATGTTAATTGAAGAAGCCCTTCCCGCCAATCAAACAAGCTCCAGAGCCCTGCAACAAAGCCTCTTCTCACTGTTGCAGAGCTGCAACTCCGTCAAAAAGCTCGCTCAGATTCATACCCAAATAGTTGTTAATGGCTTTTACCAGAAAAGTTTCATTCTTGTCAAGTTCTTATCTTTGTATATAGCTTCTGGCAATCTCCTACATGCCTGCAGAGTTTTTGAACATTCAAAAAACCCATGTACCGCTGTTTGGAATCAGATAATTAGAGGCCACGCTAGCAGCGAGGCGCCGCGTAGATCTTTTGAGCTCTACAATCGGATGGTAGTGGCCGAAGCAGAGCCTGATGGGTTTACTTACTCATTTGTTCTCAGTGCCTGTGCGAAGTCTGGGTTGTTGAGAGAAGGCCAACAGGTGCACGGGAGGGTTATCTCAAATGGGTTATGTGCCAATGTGTTTGTTCAGACGAATTTGGTTAATTTGTATGCGGTAGCTGAAAGGGGTACTGGTTTTGGGAAGGCTcgttgtgtgtttgatgaaatgaCCGAGAGAAGCATTGTGAGTTGGAATTCGTTGCTTGCAGCATATATGCGCTGTGGGGATATTGATGGGGCATGGAGAACTTTTGATGAGATGCCGGAAAGGAATGTCATCTCATGGACAACTATGGTTTCAGGATGTGCCCAACATGGGAAATGTAGACAAGCACTGTCCTTGTTCAGTGAAATGCAGAGGGGCCGTGTGGCATTGGACCAGGTTGCCTTGGTGGCAGTTCTATCAGCCTGTGCAGAATTAGGAGACTTGAAATTGGGGAGGTGGATTCACTCATACATTGACGAAACATTACGAGTTCAAAAGCAGCCACTGCTGGTGTCTTTGCAAAATGCACTTATACATATGTATGCAAGCTGTGGTGTTATTGAAGAAGCTTATAATGTATTTAAAAAGATGCCACAGAGAAGCACTGTTTCTTGGACGAGCATGATCACTGGATTTGCAAAACAGGGTCGTGCGGGTGAAGCCCTCAATGTATTTCAACTGATGCAGAGTCTAGGGGGAAACCAAGTGAGACCCGATGAGATAACCTTCATTGGGGTTCTCTGTGCCTGCAGCCATGCCGGGCTTGTTGACATGGGTCATCATTATTttcagcacatgattcaacatTGGTGTATTGAGCCAAGGATTGAGCACTATGGATGCATGGTAGATCTATTGAGCCGTGCAGGTTTCTTGGATGAGGCACATAGACTCATTGGGACTATGCCCATGAGGCCTAATGATGCTGTATGGGGTGCTGTTCTTGGTGGTTGCAGAATTTATAAGAATGCTGAGCTCGCCTCTCGTGTAGCTCAAAATTTGGCTGTTGAACTTAACCCTGACCAAGCTGCAGGCTATCTTGTgctcttaaaaaatatatatgcatcTGCCAAAAGGTGGAATGATGTTGCTGGTGTGAGACAGAAGATGGTTGAAATGGGTGTGAGGAAGACTCCAGGACGAAGCTGGATACAAATAAATGGAGTTGTTCATGACTTCATGGCGGGTGATAGGACGCACAAGCATGCGTCTTCAATATATGATATGCTTGGTGAGATCTTGAGGCAAGTCAAACAGGAAAGTTGTAAGAGAGACACTACAGAGATAATTTTAGATGTTGATCAATAA